One genomic segment of Panicum virgatum strain AP13 chromosome 2N, P.virgatum_v5, whole genome shotgun sequence includes these proteins:
- the LOC120661929 gene encoding pseudouridylate synthase 7 homolog isoform X1, with the protein MRGRRLLNPLPLLRTPKPLSRPLAAHFRGARARAAAPAHPSAPLPAPRCGPLAEPDVGISRFASTVPGFRGALKQRYSDFVVHEVARDGALVRLTSFDLPDVDECGDNAEDGDADEDYSRALESFRLLCGEADHDALRGLLGSVLDGGDGNLSPIILSADADKAHRSEVHEFIKRNFKFLITDTVDHSDGIQKCIRVRLGSGPRGGRGRTKRGMGSSGWRDDRPFDSRGSTSWPYHLGKFLRFHLYKENRDTQEALGVIGKMLGVQPRSFGVAGTKDKRAVTTQQVTLFKVHASRLAALNNKLIGIRVGDFSYVNEGLVLGQLKGNRFAITLRNVVAESDDVIKAAVDGLSKNGFINYYGLQRFGSGSVPTHIVGAALLRGEWRHAVSLILGTRVHYKGHGDIDVALSGIPRHLTVERAMHIYYTSPGYMASNWSWTPGAYGVLLYIQSKMSAVLLQLQLQVRKLGELQRLKKYPGNYLQALMAIPKTLRLMYVHSYQSYLWNHAASMRVEKYGILQVVEGDLVYKKGCSLGEAATVDTFDDNGSHTNSPEMEMSYETLPEEVIQSLKIVDSEDLLKAVYTFEDVVLPLPGSETLLPRNEVAGIYHEIAKKDGISLIESVHGIKDFSITGMRGGYRRVLQRPIDFKWDLMTYTEDNVPLVETDLAVLSKTQPSEANKLLSDGTSSCPSCDSSLDASLYTSGSTTDGTEASSEKTKSIGISDLLPKKLAVKLEFTLPASSYATMAIRELTKTSTSVAYQKTLNC; encoded by the exons ATGCGAGGACGCCGTCTCCTAAACCCCCTCCCGCTCCTCCGCACCCCTAAACCCCTCTCCCGTCCCCTCGCCGCCCACTtccgcggcgcccgcgcccgcgcggcggcccCCGCCCATCCGTCCGCGCCCTTGCCCGCGCCGCGCTGCGGGCCCCTGGCCGAGCCCGACGTCGGCATCTCCCGCTTCGCCTCCACCGTACCGGGCTTCCGCGGCGCCCTCAAGCAGCGCTACTCCGACTTCGTCGTCCACGAGGTCGCCCGCGACGGCGCCCTCGTCCGCCTCACATCCTTCGATCTCCCCGACGTCGATGag TGTGGAGATAATGCGGAGGAcggcgacgccgacgaggaCTACTCCCGCGCGCTCGAGTCGTTCCGGTTGCTCTGCGGCGAAGCGGATCACGACGCGTTGAGGGGATTGCTGGGGAGTGTTTTGGACGGAGGAGATGGCAATTTGTCGCCAATCATTCTCTCAGCTGATGCCGATAAGGCTCATCGTTCG GAGGTGCACGAATTCATCAAGAGGAATTTCAAGTTCCTGATCACGGATACTGTTGATCACAGTGATGGGATTCAGAAATGTATTAGGGTGCGGTTGGGGTCAGGGCCACGCGGTGGGAGAGGGAGGACTAAGAGAGGCATGGGCAGTTCAGGCTGGAGAGATGACAGGCCGTTTGATAGTAGAGGCTCTACATCCTGGCCTTATCACCTGGGGAAGTTCCTGAG GTTTCACCTTTACAAGGAGAACAGAGACACGCAAGAGGCACTAGGAGTTATAGGAAAGATGCTAGGGGTTCAG CCAAGATCGTTTGGAGTTGCGGGGACAAAGGATAAACGTGCTGTTACAACCCAACAG GTGACGCTTTTCAAGGTACATGCCAGTAGGTTAGCCGCTCTTAATAACAAACTTATAGGTATCAGAGTTGGAGACTTTAG TTACGTGAACGAGGGTCTTGTTCTTGGACAACTCAAAGGGAACCGATTTGCAATTACTTTGAG GAATGTTGTTGCAGAATCGGATGATGTGATAAAGGCTGCTGTTGATGGCCTGAGTAAAAATGGATTTATCAATTACTACGGCTTACAG CGCTTTGGTAGTGGTTCAGTACCTACTCACATTGTTGGTGCTGCTTTGCTTAGAGGAGAGTGGAGACATGCTGTCAGCTTGATTCTTGGTACAAGG GTACATTATAAGGGGCATGGTGATATTGATGTAGCACTTAGTGGCATTCCCCGACATCTCACAGTTGAGAGAGCTATG CACATTTACTACACATCTCCTGGATACATGGCATCTAATTGGTCCTGGACTCCTGGTGCTTATGGAGTCCTCTTATATATACAAAGCAAGAT GTCAGCGGTtctgcttcagcttcagctgCAAGTTAGGAAGCTTGGAGAG CTTCAGCGTTTGAAGAAGTACCCTGGCAACTATCTACAAGCACTAATGGCTATACCTAAAACATTGAGACTGAT GTATGTACATAGTTACCAGAGTTACCTATGGAACCACGCTGCAAGTATGAGAGTTGAAAAGTATG GTATTTTACAAGTTGTAGAGGGCGACTTGGTTTACAAAAAGGGGTGCTCTCTTGGAGAAGCAGCTACAGTAGATACTTTCGATGATAATGGTAGCCACACTAATTCACCAGAAATGGAAATGTCTTATGAAACACTTCCTGAAGAAGTGATCCAGTCTTTGAAG ATAGTTGATTCTGAAGATTTATTGAAGGCAGTTTACACTTTTGAGGACGTTGTCCTCCCTTTGCCTGG TTCAGAAACATTGCTTCCTAGGAATGAAGTTGCTGGGATTTATCATGAAATAGCCAAGAAG GATGGGATTAGCCTGATAGAGAGCGTCCATGGGATCAA GGACTTCTCGATTACAGGAATGAGAGGAGGTTACCGTCGAGTACTCCAACGACCTATTGATTTTAAATG GGACCTAATGACTTACACAGAAGACAATGTACCTTTAGTGGAAACTGATTTAGCTGTTCTATCCAAAACACAGCCATCAGAAGCAAATAAGCTGCTATCTGATGGGACTTCGAGTTGCCCATCATGTGATTCTAGCTTGGATGCTTCATTGTACACCTCTGGGTCAACCACTGATGGCACTGAAGCTAGCTCAGAGAAAACCAAATCTATTGGCATCTCAGATCTGTTACCCAAGAAGCTGGCTGTAAAATTAGAATTTACTCTACCAGCATCATCCTATGCCACAATGGCCATCAGGGAGTTGACGAAGACTTCAACTTCA GTTGCTTACCAGAAAACATTGAACTGCTGA
- the LOC120661929 gene encoding pseudouridylate synthase 7 homolog isoform X2 yields MRGRRLLNPLPLLRTPKPLSRPLAAHFRGARARAAAPAHPSAPLPAPRCGPLAEPDVGISRFASTVPGFRGALKQRYSDFVVHEVARDGALVRLTSFDLPDVDECGDNAEDGDADEDYSRALESFRLLCGEADHDALRGLLGSVLDGGDGNLSPIILSADADKAHRSEVHEFIKRNFKFLITDTVDHSDGIQKCIRVRLGSGPRGGRGRTKRGMGSSGWRDDRPFDSRGSTSWPYHLGKFLRFHLYKENRDTQEALGVIGKMLGVQPRSFGVAGTKDKRAVTTQQVTLFKVHASRLAALNNKLIGIRVGDFSYVNEGLVLGQLKGNRFAITLRNVVAESDDVIKAAVDGLSKNGFINYYGLQRFGSGSVPTHIVGAALLRGEWRHAVSLILGTRVHYKGHGDIDVALSGIPRHLTVERAMHIYYTSPGYMASNWSWTPGAYGVLLYIQSKMSAVLLQLQLQVRKLGELQRLKKYPGNYLQALMAIPKTLRLMYVHSYQSYLWNHAASMRVEKYGILQVVEGDLVYKKGCSLGEAATVDTFDDNGSHTNSPEMEMSYETLPEEVIQSLKIVDSEDLLKAVYTFEDVVLPLPGSETLLPRNEVAGIYHEIAKKDGISLIESVHGINAIIK; encoded by the exons ATGCGAGGACGCCGTCTCCTAAACCCCCTCCCGCTCCTCCGCACCCCTAAACCCCTCTCCCGTCCCCTCGCCGCCCACTtccgcggcgcccgcgcccgcgcggcggcccCCGCCCATCCGTCCGCGCCCTTGCCCGCGCCGCGCTGCGGGCCCCTGGCCGAGCCCGACGTCGGCATCTCCCGCTTCGCCTCCACCGTACCGGGCTTCCGCGGCGCCCTCAAGCAGCGCTACTCCGACTTCGTCGTCCACGAGGTCGCCCGCGACGGCGCCCTCGTCCGCCTCACATCCTTCGATCTCCCCGACGTCGATGag TGTGGAGATAATGCGGAGGAcggcgacgccgacgaggaCTACTCCCGCGCGCTCGAGTCGTTCCGGTTGCTCTGCGGCGAAGCGGATCACGACGCGTTGAGGGGATTGCTGGGGAGTGTTTTGGACGGAGGAGATGGCAATTTGTCGCCAATCATTCTCTCAGCTGATGCCGATAAGGCTCATCGTTCG GAGGTGCACGAATTCATCAAGAGGAATTTCAAGTTCCTGATCACGGATACTGTTGATCACAGTGATGGGATTCAGAAATGTATTAGGGTGCGGTTGGGGTCAGGGCCACGCGGTGGGAGAGGGAGGACTAAGAGAGGCATGGGCAGTTCAGGCTGGAGAGATGACAGGCCGTTTGATAGTAGAGGCTCTACATCCTGGCCTTATCACCTGGGGAAGTTCCTGAG GTTTCACCTTTACAAGGAGAACAGAGACACGCAAGAGGCACTAGGAGTTATAGGAAAGATGCTAGGGGTTCAG CCAAGATCGTTTGGAGTTGCGGGGACAAAGGATAAACGTGCTGTTACAACCCAACAG GTGACGCTTTTCAAGGTACATGCCAGTAGGTTAGCCGCTCTTAATAACAAACTTATAGGTATCAGAGTTGGAGACTTTAG TTACGTGAACGAGGGTCTTGTTCTTGGACAACTCAAAGGGAACCGATTTGCAATTACTTTGAG GAATGTTGTTGCAGAATCGGATGATGTGATAAAGGCTGCTGTTGATGGCCTGAGTAAAAATGGATTTATCAATTACTACGGCTTACAG CGCTTTGGTAGTGGTTCAGTACCTACTCACATTGTTGGTGCTGCTTTGCTTAGAGGAGAGTGGAGACATGCTGTCAGCTTGATTCTTGGTACAAGG GTACATTATAAGGGGCATGGTGATATTGATGTAGCACTTAGTGGCATTCCCCGACATCTCACAGTTGAGAGAGCTATG CACATTTACTACACATCTCCTGGATACATGGCATCTAATTGGTCCTGGACTCCTGGTGCTTATGGAGTCCTCTTATATATACAAAGCAAGAT GTCAGCGGTtctgcttcagcttcagctgCAAGTTAGGAAGCTTGGAGAG CTTCAGCGTTTGAAGAAGTACCCTGGCAACTATCTACAAGCACTAATGGCTATACCTAAAACATTGAGACTGAT GTATGTACATAGTTACCAGAGTTACCTATGGAACCACGCTGCAAGTATGAGAGTTGAAAAGTATG GTATTTTACAAGTTGTAGAGGGCGACTTGGTTTACAAAAAGGGGTGCTCTCTTGGAGAAGCAGCTACAGTAGATACTTTCGATGATAATGGTAGCCACACTAATTCACCAGAAATGGAAATGTCTTATGAAACACTTCCTGAAGAAGTGATCCAGTCTTTGAAG ATAGTTGATTCTGAAGATTTATTGAAGGCAGTTTACACTTTTGAGGACGTTGTCCTCCCTTTGCCTGG TTCAGAAACATTGCTTCCTAGGAATGAAGTTGCTGGGATTTATCATGAAATAGCCAAGAAG GATGGGATTAGCCTGATAGAGAGCGTCCATGGGATCAA TGCCATCATAAAGTGA
- the LOC120661931 gene encoding probable pterin-4-alpha-carbinolamine dehydratase, chloroplastic: protein MALSLSLAPPVAAAAAAGGSSSPSFLRPAAVAMRRGRRSNARGSVVAMADLLGDFGARDPFPEEIESKFGEKVLGNVDTLHQILIPTLSALSLARLPLQPDAEALSLDDARRLLLKVVGWRLLLSDDEQRPARLQCVWKVRDESCGQELIARINAALDGAGHAPAALVWEAPSQVRAELSTPSAAGDSLTVNDYIVAARIDKVKTLDLIPKKRVWA, encoded by the coding sequence ATGGCGCTCTCACTCTCCCTGGCGCCGCCAGTagccgcagcagccgccgccggcggcagcagcagcccgagcttcctccggccggcggcggtggcgatgaGGCGTGGTCGAAGGAGTAATGCGCGCGGCAGCGTGGTGGCGATGGCCGACCTGCTGGGCGACTTCGGCGCGCGCGATCCCTTCCCGGAGGAGATCGAGAGCAAGTTCGGGGAGAAGGTGCTGGGCAACGTGGACACCCTCCACCAGATCCTCATCCCGACCCTGTCGGCGCTCTCGCTGGCTCGCCTCCCGCTGCAGCCCGACGCGGAGGCGCTCTCCCTGGACGATGCGCGCAGGCTGCTCCTCAAGGTGGTCGGGTGGAGGCTGCTGCTCTCCGACGACGAGCAGCGGCCCGCGCGGCTGCAGTGCGTCTGGAAGGTCCGCGACGAGTCCTGCGGCCAGGAGCTCATCGCCAGGATCAACGCAGCGCTCGACGGtgccggccacgcgccggcaGCACTGGTCTGGGAGGCCCCCAGCCAGGTGAGGGCCGAGCTCTcaacgccctccgccgccggcgacagcCTCACCGTCAACGACTACATCGTCGCCGCCAGGATAGACAAAGTCAAGACGCTCGATCTTATCCCCAAGAAGCGAGTCTGGGCATGA
- the LOC120659012 gene encoding uncharacterized protein LOC120659012 has translation MFPDEIRSERLGDGEWRIQMLPLQFLLLTVRHRDGGLELRITEWELRGLDNGYAPLSFDLGVSGSLYADRSRGRAAAGCRMKGHLEITITVVLLPPLRLVPESVLRGVAESVLSRMAEKMKRDVDVGLIADFRRFHREKAAASGARPTLDATVPARDEASES, from the exons ATGTTCCCCGACGAGATCAGGAGCGAGCGGCTCGGCGAT GGGGAGTGGCGGATCCAGATGCTGCCGCTGCAGTTCCTCCTCCTCACCGTGCGGCACCGCGACGGTGGGCTCGAGCTCCGAATC ACTGAGTGGGAGCTGAGGGGGCTGGACAACGGCTACGCGCCCTTGAGCTTCGACCTCGGCGTGAGCGGGTCGCTGTACGCGGACCggagccgcggccgcgccgccgccgggtgccGGATGAAGGGCCACCTCGAGATCACCATCACCGTCGTCCTGCTGCCGCCCCTGCGCCTCGTGCCGGAGAGCGTCCTACGCGGCGTCGCTGAATCG GTTCTGTCGAGGatggcggagaagatgaagcgCGACGTGGACGTCGGCCTCATCGCCGACTTTCGGAGGTTCCAccgggagaaggcggcggcgtccggggcCAGGCCAACGCTGGACGCGACGGTACCAGCAAGAGACGAAGCCTCTGAAAGCTAG
- the LOC120661932 gene encoding uncharacterized protein LOC120661932 isoform X3, whose amino-acid sequence MALGNRMAKPRGRPPWRCRLQRQGGSRQLHIREQTRGRDARRRLRKALSRIRRPWRPDPCPPAPDAGRRRRRGGGPVRWRLPEFAPAKVLDFGAEPSSVLWCLQATRLPFWAFHCCGHYLIR is encoded by the exons ATGGCGCTCGGCAACCGGATGGCGAAGCCAAGGGGGCGGCCACCATGGCGCTGCCGCCTCCAGCGGCAGGGCGGCTCCCGACAGCTCCACATCCGGGAGCAGACTCGTGGCCGCGACGCTCGTCGGCGCCTGCGCAAGGCGTTGTCCCGCATCCGAAGGCCTTGGCGGCCTGATCCCTGCCCACCTGCACCTGATGCTGGACGCAGacgccgccgaggaggaggtCCG GTTCGATGGAGGTTGCCAGAGTTTGCGCCTGCCAAGGTGTTGGATTTTGGTGCCGAGCCAAGCTCAGTGCTTTG GTGCCTACAGGCTACCAGGCTACCATTCTGGGCCTTTCATTGCTGTGGTCACTACTTGATCAG GTAG
- the LOC120661932 gene encoding uncharacterized protein LOC120661932 isoform X2: protein MALGNRMAKPRGRPPWRCRLQRQGGSRQLHIREQTRGRDARRRLRKALSRIRRPWRPDPCPPAPDAGRRRRRGGGPVRWPARLPQPLPSPTSLPLSSYVAGRPTNRADMTGVAAHGSTCGAWSRRPAMASASARDLPSSPTTCSTDCLPYNHLRMHSQNRQGGHKPQGAASLDLRDDLNTPSVAEQRAAHWKVRWRLPEFAPAKVLDFGAEPSSVLW from the exons ATGGCGCTCGGCAACCGGATGGCGAAGCCAAGGGGGCGGCCACCATGGCGCTGCCGCCTCCAGCGGCAGGGCGGCTCCCGACAGCTCCACATCCGGGAGCAGACTCGTGGCCGCGACGCTCGTCGGCGCCTGCGCAAGGCGTTGTCCCGCATCCGAAGGCCTTGGCGGCCTGATCCCTGCCCACCTGCACCTGATGCTGGACGCAGacgccgccgaggaggaggtCCGGTAAGGTGGCCGGCGCGCCTTCCTCAGCCCCTCCCCTCTCCGACCTCCCTGCCCCTCTCCTCCtacgtcgccggccggccgaccAACCGCGCAGACATGACTGGGGTCGCCGCTCATGGATCTACGTGCGGAGCGTGGTCCCGGCGCCCCGCCATGGCGTCCGCCTCCGCGCGCGACCTACCCTCCTCGCCCACCACCTGCTCGACGGATTGCCTCCCCTACAACCACTTGCGCATGCACTCGCAAAACAGACAGGGTGGGCATAAACCGCAAGGTGCTGCTTCTCTCGACCTCCGCGACGACCTCAACACGCCCTCGGTTGCCGAGCAGCGGGCGGCGCACTGGAAG GTTCGATGGAGGTTGCCAGAGTTTGCGCCTGCCAAGGTGTTGGATTTTGGTGCCGAGCCAAGCTCAGTGCTTTG GTAG
- the LOC120661932 gene encoding uncharacterized protein LOC120661932 isoform X1, translating into MALGNRMAKPRGRPPWRCRLQRQGGSRQLHIREQTRGRDARRRLRKALSRIRRPWRPDPCPPAPDAGRRRRRGGGPVRWPARLPQPLPSPTSLPLSSYVAGRPTNRADMTGVAAHGSTCGAWSRRPAMASASARDLPSSPTTCSTDCLPYNHLRMHSQNRQGGHKPQGAASLDLRDDLNTPSVAEQRAAHWKVRWRLPEFAPAKVLDFGAEPSSVLWCLQATRLPFWAFHCCGHYLIR; encoded by the exons ATGGCGCTCGGCAACCGGATGGCGAAGCCAAGGGGGCGGCCACCATGGCGCTGCCGCCTCCAGCGGCAGGGCGGCTCCCGACAGCTCCACATCCGGGAGCAGACTCGTGGCCGCGACGCTCGTCGGCGCCTGCGCAAGGCGTTGTCCCGCATCCGAAGGCCTTGGCGGCCTGATCCCTGCCCACCTGCACCTGATGCTGGACGCAGacgccgccgaggaggaggtCCGGTAAGGTGGCCGGCGCGCCTTCCTCAGCCCCTCCCCTCTCCGACCTCCCTGCCCCTCTCCTCCtacgtcgccggccggccgaccAACCGCGCAGACATGACTGGGGTCGCCGCTCATGGATCTACGTGCGGAGCGTGGTCCCGGCGCCCCGCCATGGCGTCCGCCTCCGCGCGCGACCTACCCTCCTCGCCCACCACCTGCTCGACGGATTGCCTCCCCTACAACCACTTGCGCATGCACTCGCAAAACAGACAGGGTGGGCATAAACCGCAAGGTGCTGCTTCTCTCGACCTCCGCGACGACCTCAACACGCCCTCGGTTGCCGAGCAGCGGGCGGCGCACTGGAAG GTTCGATGGAGGTTGCCAGAGTTTGCGCCTGCCAAGGTGTTGGATTTTGGTGCCGAGCCAAGCTCAGTGCTTTG GTGCCTACAGGCTACCAGGCTACCATTCTGGGCCTTTCATTGCTGTGGTCACTACTTGATCAG GTAG